The Castanea sativa cultivar Marrone di Chiusa Pesio chromosome 4, ASM4071231v1 sequence CTTACAAAGTAAAATGAATTAAAGTATTATGATCATCAATGCCTCAGAACCTTGAATTTGAAATAGGCTATGACTGAAAGGTTTGCATACAAGCACAAGTACTAACCCATATGCATGAAATTGTCTGGGTCACTAATATAACAAAATGGCTTAAAGCAAAATATTCCTTGACAAAGATTAACCATTATAACTACAATGTGACTATTATGTTGATCTTTGTTTTTCATCTATgaaaaaggagggggaggggtggggggaggggggtggaGGAATTTGCCAACAACAATAACTATTATATCATGGAAATTAACCCCttgatgactttttttttttttccagataaaccaatgataaaaattaaagaaataaaacttgtccAAAAATAATACTTTAAAGAAAGTAACAATTACAAACGTGACAGTCCCAGCCCCCAGGCTGCACATACAAAGTAGCACCATACAAATTACAATCAAAACTGCTGACTTCAGAACATAAACTAGAATGACTGGCTAAACCACAACACGAACTCATCAACTAAATAACCAATAATCAAAACTAGTGATTAgagtacatttaaaaaaaaaaaaaaattgtaagttaCACATGTACCCAAAGGGCCATAATTCTTGAACAgacaacctcaccctccacctaaaACTTACAAGGGGAGAGAAGGTGTCAATTGAGCTACAGCTCATTGGCTACTAGTCAGAGTAAATATTGACACCCCCATTCACAACATAACAGCTTAGCCAGAATCGAATTACAAACTTGATGACCGTATTAATATAAAAAGATCCCACATTTGGCCACAGAAATCCAAGACTTTACATAGAAAGGTAATTTCCCAGTTTCCACAGATATTGCAGTAACTAATGAGTAATAAAAAGATCATTGGATCGACACAAAGagattattaattaaaaaagttggTTACAGAGTtagaaagagaagaaatgaaatgaGAAATGACATACATCAATGTTGTCTTCGAGAACGGAGTAATGATTGAAAGTAGACAAAGCACCCTCTAACAGCCGCTTAGTGATTATCTCATTAAACCGTGCCACAACcttcaaataatcaaaatactCTCTATTAtataatcaaacaaacaaaaatttgtaacaTTAATTTGACATGAGTGAGTGGAGAGTGGAAAGTGACCACAGCAAAGCGAAGAGCTTGAGTATTGGTGACAGAACCCATCAGATTCCTCACGGCAGCAGTTTGTGAAAACGACGACAACCGATCCTTCTTCCTCTCATTCTCAACAACGGCATTAAAACCATTCCTTCCTaaccaaaaagataaaaatatagaattttGAAATAGTGGGTATcagggaatgaaatgaaatgaaatgaagaagGTAGCCTCACCTGCATGCGAAGAAGACAAGGAGAGAagctttgagtttgagtttgagttgcGATTAAGGTGTAGTGGGACAGTACTACACGAACTCGTAGTATTATTTTGAAGATGACGCGACTGGTAGAGAGGAAGAAAGCAACGGGTGGAAGCAAACGAAGCTGCCATTTTCATCAAACACTTCGTTCTGAGTAGTCAACTCAGAAGAATAGCAGAGCAGATCTATAACaccataatataaataaacaaatggaaTGCTGATGGGttattttgcttttttgggTTTGCATACATTGTCATGTCTAGTACAACGTTGTTGTTTTGGGACAATTTTGGttggaatagtaaataatactCCTTTGGTAGAAATTAGTGGAATTATATAGATGCACAttcatatatatcatatatgttgatgatataattcatatattttgatttgaaatttgtggAACAGATTTGGTATTAAGTTTAGTGCATTATGCCATTTAAGATGTGTATTGCATGTCCCGATTAAGAGAcaaattaagagaaaatttCGAGGATTTATGGGTTAAACTTAATGGTcactttaataatatatatatatatatatatatatatatatatatttttgagggggaataaataataaataaatgttaaaccaaaaaaaaattccatcacATATTAAAAATGGGAGCTAAAATACTATTCAGATGTTTTAATGTGTTTTGAAGCTAATTAGGATTAGGAATGCTTCGTTCTAATTTAAATGCTTCATTGAATGTAAAATCATTTTAATGGATGGGATgtcaacaaaatataaattatcaCCGCACACCTTTGCAAGATAattactctacaagtataaatgcttgtgaggAATGGAAAGCAAGGACTAGGGTTTAAGTCTCTagaagggagcttcacatatatatacacttaaattatgttagaataaaatttctatcttgtataaaaaatatatataaaaattaaatttgataagaACTTGGTGTAAACTCTTTAGTTTACACCCTCTAATAAGGACTTATCATATTCGATCCTCTAAAGGTAGAAGCTAAGGCTTTTGAGGAAGGTGTTAGCTTTGTATGGGATGTGGGGATCTACGACGGTAGTTTTGAATAAGATTATAGCTAAAGCTATCCAAGGGGCCAGTGACCCACCAGTGACTATTGCACCCATTATTACGGGGGTCCAACAAAAACTGTAGGAGTTTAGAACGGTACAAGTCTACCAAGTAAAACAATAGGGAAATAAAGCACCACATATCTTAGCTCAACATGCCAAGGGTATTGATAACTATGTAACTTAAATAAAGGAAAATCTTAGTATGCTTGAGGCTACTTCAGTTCAGGATGCTATGtatttatcttcttcttaatgaaagttaccaaaaaaaaaaaaaacatcttatCACGTAGAATAACATTTCAAATAAACATTATATTTCAGGTTTTAAGTAAAAGACCGATGTAGCAATTTCTTATTGGATGATGTAAAACATACACACCATCCTTACCAAATTCAAACTCTTATTAATATTGCATCTATTGTTGATTTTGACACATTTGGAAATCTCAAAACAGCATACATgtcctaatttttttagattttgacaCATTTGGAAATCTCTAAACAACATAGATCTTTAAAAACTTAGGTTAtatttggtaacagtttttgttttctattttcaaaaacttgtttttaggaatataaagaaaaaacaattttgttgtatttttgaaatcaaaaacatgtttggttagttgaaattaaaaaaatagttttttgaagaaaaaaatagaatatactaaaatatgttactagaatttgaactctaatgctaactcattaaatgagacagatttattaaattaaatgtgtattttcattgacttttgaaaattagaaactgaaaacagtcttttgcatgtttttagtttccttcacaaattgatttttgagaacagtttttgttttctgtccattttgggttgccaaacaagttttttagtttcaaaaataaaatattgtttttggaaacagaaaataatgggaaaaaacagttaccaaacatattCTTATTACTCAAAAAAAGTATCTCAACTTAGGTACAAAACACCATAATAAGTTGAACAGATAGAtggaatatattatataattttggtaGGTGTTTTTTCCCAATTACTTTTTTAATGAGCCTTTAATGTCTtgcttatatttcttaatttagaCACAAAATAATGTAAATAAGGTATATAAAATTAGTGGAATTGATGGTGCGCATTTAATGATATATCCTCAATTATTTTCACTGTCATTTATTATTGATGCGTAATATTTGACATGTCGAAAACATCTTAAATCTAATCACATGTTGTAGAAGAAGCTAACATAATACTAAAATTAGGTTAGGCTTAACTAATGTGGGTTCTAATTAGTTCAACTGATAAAATCTCttatggttgtataagagatttgaggtttaatctccgcttacaccaaaaactcgGGAGCGGAtgccataagttaaaactctttaaaaaaaaggtgaggcttaactataaataatattagattaaattagattagattgttgattataaattatatgtttatatacaCATACTAATATAGATTTGGGACAAAAAATGAATTGATTTCATCTCCACATAGCATCCTAATACCATTGAGGCATTGAGAAACCTACTTAAATCACGATATATTAGTAAGAAGAATGCATAAATAGTTGATGACCACTCTGCCAACCAAAATTAGATATTAATTGAGCACTCATCACACGTTAAAAGCAACCATTACTTTGGCTCATTTGGTCCAGTCGGTTCACTTCAATCCGTATCGGTCCATTCAAAGTTCTTTCCTTAATTGTTTTtactttacccttttttttctttttttgtcttttcaatgTTGTCATAAGTTCTAAACCATTGTAACAGAAACTTGCTTCCTTTCCTGCTGGCTGTGAAATATAGTTCCTTCGCATAATCTTGCATTCATCGTATTTGGTCTAAGAATGTTAAAATGCGCATAACCTCAATAGACCTCTTCAGTGGTGCCATGTCCAAGCTGATTTGAGCTGTTGGAACTGAACGTATAAACATCAAAcatgttaaaaattaaagaattccATTCTCAAATGTAAATAATCTCTACTTGCCTCAAGTTTTGGAAGATCTTGAGGATTCAAATTACACGCTATAATTAAGGACATGAAGGACAAATGGACAATGGAGGGATTGGAATGCTGATACAGCCATACAGGTGTGGCAACAATAGCAATAATTGGCTGGTTAGGAATGTCACGGTTATTGAATAGTTGGGGTTTTACTCCTTGTAGCATCCACGGGCACTGCCACAGTTTGAAGTGCCCAAATTTGGTTGACAAGTAGAAGTCAAAAAGTTTGATAACATTGATACTAATGAAGAAATCTAGAAGTTGGATGTTTGATATCGTCTTACATGAAAATTATGCCACGGTAGAAAATGCATAATAGAAAATTGTTGTTatgattgtataagagatctagggtttaatctccgcctacaccaaaaactcgGGAGCGGAtgccataagttaaaactctttaaaaaaaaggtgaggcttaactataaataatattagattaaattagattagattgttgattataaattatatgtttatatacaCATACTAATATAGATTTGGGACAAAAAATGAATTGATTTCATCTCCACATAGCATCCTAATACCATTGAGGCATTGAGAAACCTACTTAAATCACGATATATTAGTAAGAAGAATGCATAAATAGTTGATGACCACTCTGCCAACCAAAATTAGATATTAATTGAGCACTCATCACACGTTAAAAGCAACCATTACTTTGGCTCATTTGGCCCAGTCAGTCCACTTCAGTCCGTATCGGTCCATTCAAAGTTCTTTCCttaattgtttttacttttacccttttttttcttttttttctttttttgtcttttcaatgTTGTCAAAGTTCCAAACCATTGTAACAGAAACTTGCTTCCTTTCCTGCTGGCTGTGAAATATAGTTCCTTCGCATAATCTTGCATTCATCGTATCTGGTCTAAGAATGTTAAAAATGTTCATAACCTAATAGACCTCTTCAGTGATGCCATGTCCAAGCTGATTTGAGCTGTTGGAGCTGAATGTATAAACATCAAAcatgttaaaaattaaagaatttcaTTCTCAAATGTAAATAATCTCTACTTGCCTCAAGTTTTGGAAGATCTTGAGGATTCAAATTACATGCTGTAATTAAGGACATGAAGGACAAATGGACAATGGAGAGATTGGAATGCTAATACAGCCATACAGGTGTGGCAACAATAGCAATAATTGGCTGGTTATGAATGTCACGATTATTGAATAGTTGGGGTTTTACTCCTTGTAGCATCCATGGGCACTGCCACAGTTTGAAGTGCCCAAATTTGGTTGACAAGTAGAAGTCAAAAAGTTTGATAACATTGATACTAATGAAGAAATCTAGAAGTTGGATGTTTGATATCATCTTACATGAAAATTATGCCACACGGTAGAAAATGCATAATAGAAAATTATGCCACGACGGGGAGGTAAATCGTTAACCAAAAGAAGTGAAAAAGTCTGATAACATTGATATATTAAGAAATCTAAGCGGCTATGTGAAAAACGATCATTAGACATCAAGTGAAATAAAAGTCCAATTTTCCTCTATGAGTATTCAATTTTATGTTCGACCAGCTATGAGTGTTCAATTTTCTTTGTTATCATAAACTTGATTactttattaggaaaaaaaattacgtGTAGCAAATTGCAATTCCTAACAGATAAAATGTAACAGAGGATTTTTATTCTATCCAATCAACCTAGCACATCTCATCAGTTGTGTATGGTGAGCATTAGAGGCAACTAATTATTAACACAACTTTATACTTATATAGGCAATAGATACACCAAAATGAAAGTGTCGGCATTAGAGGCATTCCCATTATTGATAggttcattatttaaaaaaaaaaaaaaaactattgggCGAAAATTCAACTGATACATCGGttgataattttctttatttagtaatttacacttgaaaataaaattttctcaagaCTTTTATTGGATTGGCCCCCTTTCCAAAGCCTTAACCCCCCAGCCGcccaaaccaaaaatataaaaagcccAATCCAACATTTAATAGGTGCCCACTTCCCTTGTTTGTTGCATCCCTCCAAATAGAGAACAGCTAGACGGTGGGACTCAGAATTTTACTAGCGTTAACGGTTACTGCTTCATGCCCACTTTGTTTCTATGGATCCAATGGGCCGAATAGTGTTGGAAAAGATGAAATTGAAATGATGATACATGTCTTCTGCCTTATACACTATTCAACCAAAAAGCAACCCAATTCTGAATTGACCATGTAATTCATAGGTAATAAGTAGGTAATCCAAGGCCTCCTCATTTACATTTAGCACAAAGTTGGCAAGAAGCATCATTGATGAAATTCCTCTTTGTAatggtttttcattatatatatgatttaaaatttaattgattttagacTCTTCATTTCTTGCATccaataatttacttgccacaaaaattaaaaacttagatgaacatgtcgcGAAAAATTGGACTgcaattagaatccaatttagaatctaattggatttagactcttcgatttttacaatcaataattcacttggtacaaaattaaaaattaaatggaacacgtggtgcaaaattgagaattcaattaaaaatttgattggattttctttgagctttaactatatatatatagagagattGCGTCTATTGTTGATTTTTACACATTTAGAAGTCTCTAAAACAACATAGATCTCTAAAAAACTTATTAGTTTTTActcaaaaatatatcttaacttAGATACAAAATACCATAATAAGGTGAAAAAATAGATGGactatattatataattttggtaGGTGTTTTTTTCCCAATTATTTGTTTAATGAGCTTTTAAGACATTGTAGGtcattttggatatacaccactgttaGTTTCTTTGAAACATTCTTTCCTCTCTCCTTGTGTGTGCTTGTGTTAAAATACTCAGTGTTCTCAAAAGCTTTTAAGGtcttatttatatttcttaatttagaTACAAAATAACGTAAATAAGGAATATAAAATTAGTAGAATTGATGGTGCAAATTTAATGACATATCCTCAATTACTTTCACTGTCATTTATTATTGATGCGTAATATTTGACATgtccaaaacatttttttttaagctaacaCAATACTAAAACTAGGTTAGGCTTAACACTCTCATCAAAAGGTTAGGCTTaacgtttctcaaaaaaaaaaaaaaaaaggttaggcTCTTAACACAATACCAAAACATCTTAAATCTGATCTGATCACATGTTGTAAAAGAAGTTAACACAATACACAATACTAGGTTAGGCTTAACTACTATCATtaagagcggacgccataggttgaaactctctttaaaaaaaagaggttaGGCTTAACTATAAATAatattagattaaattagattataaattatatgtttatatacaCATACTTATATAGACTTGggacaaaaaatgaattaatttcaTCTCCACATAGCATCCTAATACCATTGAGGCATTGAGAAACCTACTTAAATCACGATCTATTAGTAAGAAGAATGCATAAATAGTTGATTACCACTCTGCCAACCAAAATTAGATATTAAATGAGCACTCATCACACTTTAAAAGCAACCATTACTTTGGTTCATTTGGTCCAGTcggtccacttcagtccatCTTGGTCCATTCAAAGTTCTTTCCttaattgtttttactttttttttttttttcaatgttgtCATAAGTTCTAAACCATTGTAACAGAAACTTGCTTCCTTTCCTGCTGGCTGTGAAATATAGTTCCTTCGCATAATCTTGCATTCATTGTATTTGGTCTAAGAATGTTGAAATGCTCATAAACTTAATAGACCTCTTCAGTGGTGCCATGTCCAAGCTGATTTGAGTTGTTGGAACTGAACGTATAAACATCAAAcatgttaaaaattaaagaattccATTCTCAAATGTAAATAATCTCTACTTGCCTCAAGTTTTGGAAGATCTTGAGGATTCAAATTACACGCTATAATTAAGGACATGAAGGACAAATGGACAATGGAGGGATTGGAATGCTGATACAGCCATACAGGTGTGGCAACAATAGCAATAATTGGCTGGTTAGGAATGTCACGGTTATTGAATAGTTGGGTTTTTACTCCTTGTAGCATCCACGGGCACTGCCACAGTTTGAAGTGCCCAAATTTGGTTGACAAGTAGAAGTCAAAAAGTCTGATAACATTGATACTAATGAAGAAATCTAGAAGTTGGACGTTTGACATGCTTTTACATGAAAATTATGCCACACGGTAGAAAATGCATAATGGAAAATTATGTCACGACGGGGAGGTAAATTGTTAATCCAAAGAAGTCAAAAAGTCTGATAACATTGATATATTAAGAAATCTAAGTGGCTATGTGAAAAACGATCATTAGACATCAAGTGAAATGAAAGTCCAATGTTCCTCTATGAGTATTCAATTTTATGTTCCACCAGCTATGAGTGTTCAATTTTCTTTGTTATCATAAACTTGATTactttattaggaaaaaaaattacgtGCAGCAAATTACAATTCCTAACAAATAAAATGTAACAAGGGATTTTTATTCTGTCCAATAAACCTAACACATCTCATCACTTGTATGCGGTGAACATTAGAGGCAACTAATTATTAACACAACTTTATATCTATATAGGCAATAGTAGATACAACAAAATGAAAGTATCAGCATTAGAGGCATTCCCATTATTGATAGgttcattattaaaaaataaaaaaaaactattgagcGAAAATTCAACTAATACATTTGCagataattttctttattagtaatttaacactttaaaagaaaattttctcaagACTTTTATTGGATTGGATTGGCCCACTTTCCAAAGCccaaaccaaaaatattaaaaagccCAATCCAACATTTAAGTGTAATCCACGTTTCAACTTTAACCTAATtcaggaaaaagaagaagaagagaaaacttTAGAACAAGATATAGAGAAAGtcgatagagaaagagagagagagaccaagcGAGTAGAGAAGAGAGTGACTCCGTCAACCACgtcgccgccgccgccgccgccgccatCGGCCACCCATAGGAGAGTCACATCTCCACCAGCTTATCAACCCATCCCGCATCTCATCTGcttcaagtattttttttttctccttcaacTTCAAAGCCTAACATTGattttcat is a genomic window containing:
- the LOC142632055 gene encoding 6,7-dimethyl-8-ribityllumazine synthase, chloroplastic-like: MKMAASFASTRCFLPLYQSRHLQNNTTSSCSTVPLHLNRNSNSNSKLLSLSSSHAGRNGFNAVVENERKKDRLSSFSQTAAVRNLMGSVTNTQALRFAVVVARFNEIITKRLLEGALSTFNHYSVLEDNIDVVWVPGSFEIGVAAERLGKSQKYHAVLCIGAVIRGDTSHYDVVVNSAASGVLSAGLNSGVPCIFGVLTCDNMDQALNRAGGKSGNKGSETALTAIEMASLFEHHLK